Sequence from the Fictibacillus arsenicus genome:
GATCCTTTCTGCACATAATCATTTACAGTTACTACTGGTTGTCCTTTTTCAACGAATAGAGAATGGATAACTGCTTGTTTTGTAGCGACGAGATGTCTCGGACCTGTAATTGGTTTTTCCTTTGGTATCTCTTTTTCTACGACTTCAAATCGATACGATGTTCCATGCTGTGTCACGCCTATCCAAGTGACATTTCCCATTTTTTCTGTAAGCTGCCTTTGTACCTCTCTTACATTCGGCAATAAAAAAATAAACTTTCCTTTTTTTACTCCTATTTCTAATGCAGCTTTTCTAAGTTCATATTCAGTTTTAGGATTTGCGCCGATGACATTAATATTCCAAATCATATTAGATAATAAAAACAGAATGAAAATAAATGAGACCATACCCAATATAAAACCATTTCTTTTCCACATTTTTTTTAGCAGAAACGGCGTTCCTTTTTTTTCCTTAATTCTAATTTTCAGCTTGTTTTGTTTTAAAATAGCTTTTGCTCTCTGGACATCTGGAACTGAAATTGACACATGGACACGATCACCATCGAGGGGTTTGATGTCCCAAATTTGTATCCCTGACTGGATACAAGTGTTGATGAAGGAGCTGGACTCTTGTCCAATAATTTCAATTCTCACATATCCTTTAAAATTATTGTTCCATTTGCTTTTCATTTTGTCCCTCCATATCCTAGAAACTTTTAATCGTTTTCAAAATCCACTGAAGAGATGGTTCCTTCTAATAGAATCTCTTCTGGAAGAATGGTTTTAATGACAAATTCCCTGCCCGAAATGACGAGAGTGCCTTGCTTCAATTTAAGCTTGAGCTGTTCATTGGAAAAAGCTTTTACGCCCCTGTGATTTTCTATATAAATGTGTAGTTGTCCAATCATCGTTATCCGGGGTAAATCCATTACTGCGTCTGCTGGTAATTCAAGGTTCTGCATCATCCATTTGCTTACTTGCTGCCGCAATTTTCCCATAAAAAAACCCCCTCTCTCTATTTTTATGAGAGAAGGGGGCAAACTATCACTTTATTTCTTTGTTTTGCTTTCAGTTACATTCGTTTTTGCAATGCTTTAGGCTTTGAAAGAATTTCTGACCATATAACTGCTTTTTGAAGTTCTTTTTGATCTGCTTTGAATGTTCCTAGGATAGCTTCTTCTTTATCCTGATAACGATTCGTGTTGCTTTTATGCTTTAAATCCTCATACCGTTTAGTGATTGCTTCTTTTCTATCGGGTCTCTTTTCCGACGAAATCGTAATCTCTCTTTCAGGCTGACTAACAGCTTCGCGCGGAAGGCCAAATGGAGAAGCTTGTTGTTTAGGCTGCTCATTCGTCCGCTTTGCAGGTGCAGGTATATTCGCATTCTTTGTATCGTTCATTCTTTTAAAGAAGCTGTATAACCCGCCAGCAATAATAACAACAAAAGCGATATTTGCAATCAGGATATCAATAATCGCTTCAATGATATTCATGATTACATTTTCCGTCCTTTATCATCGTTCTCTTTATCTGGATTAGAAGACTTACTGATCGATTCTCTCATGGTCGTATCTGCCATAATGTTCTTCATGTTCATGTAATCCATAAAGCCCATATTGCCTGAACGCAGAGCTTCGGCTAATGCCATCGGTACTTCTGCTTCTGCTTCCACAACTTTTGCTCTCATCTCCTGGACTCTTGCTTTCATTTCTTGTTCGTTCGCTACTGCCATCGCACGTCTTTCTTCTGCTTTTGCCTGTGCAATATTCTTATCTGCCATCGCTTGATCTGTTTGCAGTTCTGCACCGATATTCTTTCCGATATCAATATCCGCAATATCAATCGAAAGAATTTCGAAAGCTGTTCCTGCATCTAGACCTTTTGAAAGGACTGTTTGAGAAATCATATCGGGATTCTCAAGTACTTTTTTATGTGTTTCAGAAGAACCGATTGTACTGACTATTCCTTCACCAACACGAGCGATGATTGTTTCTTCACCAGCACCACCTACAAGACGGTCAATATTTGCTCTTACTGTAATTCTTGCTTTAGCTTTCACTTCAATACCATCCAAAGCTACACCAGCGATAAAAGGAGTTTCGATCACTTTTGGATTAACACTCATCTGTACAGCTTCAAGTACATCACGGCCTGCAAGATCGATTGCTGCCGCTCTTTCAAAGCTAAGTTCGATGTTAGCTCGGTGTGCAGCAATCAATGCATTTACTACACGGTCAACGTTTCCTCCTGCGAGATAGTGGCTCTCAAGCTGATTTGTACTTAATTCTAATCCCGCTTTTACTGCTTTAATCAATGGATTTACGACACGGTTTGGAATAACCCTTCTTAATCTCATTCCTACTAAGGTAAAGATGCCTACTCTTACTCCTGCAGCCAGTGCAGAAATCCAAAGCATTACAGGGACAAAAGTAAACAATACTGCCAAAGCAATTACTATAAGACCAATGATTACAATACTTGCAATTGAGCTAAGTTCTAACATTAACAACACACTCCATTCATTCTTTATTTTCGGCCAGCCTCACTACGACACGGCCTCCGCTAACTTTTACAATTTTAACTTTTTCATCTTTTCCAATAAAAGAACCTTCTGATACAACATCAATATACTCGTCATCAATTTTGACACTGCCAGCAGGTCGTAACGGTGTAGCAGTAATCCCCATCTTTCCGGTTAGATCAATACGTTCGCTGTGCGAAAGGTACCCTTTTTCAGAACTTGTTGAATCGAAGAGCACTAAACGTTTTAGCGGACCATTGTAACCAAACGAGCGGATGAAAAAGTATGAGCCAATAATTGTTACAATAATGGCTATCGCAATCGCGATCAGGATTCCTGATAAAGAACCACCTGCAAGTATCAAACCAGTTAGCATGGCTACCACCCCAATTATGCCCATAATACCTCCGGGCAAAAATATCTCCATTATGATTAAAATAAATCCTATCACGAACAAAATGATTGCTTCCCAGCCTGCTAAACCAGCTATCATATGACCATAGAAAAACAAGAATAATGACAGTGCGCCTATAGATCCTGCTATACCAAACCCTGGTGTATATAATTCAAGTACGAGTCCTAAGCTTCCTAAAGAAAGCAGTATCGGCACGATAACTGGATTTGTTACAAAACGGGCTATTTTATCGGCAAAAGTAGGTTCCGATTCTAAAATCTTAGCATCTTCCAGGTCTAAATAGGCTAATAGTTCCTGTCGATCCTCTGCAATCTTTTCAGCATAACCCACTTTTAAAGCTTCACTTGCAGTTAATGTCAGAAGATCACCTTTCTTTAACTCAAGCTCAGGAATTTTAACATCAGGGTCGACCATTGCCTCTGCATATAATGGATCACGATCGTTAAGTTCTGCTGCGGCCAGCATCTCTGCCTTCCATGCTGATTCTGCCTTTTGTCCTGCTGTATTTCCCTGGCTGTCTATAACAGCGGCTGAACCAATCGTAGTAGAAGGTTTCATAACGATGTCATCAGCATTTAAAGCTATATAAGCACCTGCAGAAAAAGCATTTTTCACAACGTACGCAGTAATTGGTATGTCTGTTTCCCTCATCAGTTTTGCTATATGTATTGCTGCGTCTACCCGTCCGCCTGGAGTATAGATCTCGAGTACGATATGGTCAGTACCATCCTCTTCAGCTTTTTTAATATTTCTTTCTAAAAAAGCCTCAAGACCTCTTTCAACTTCATGCTCAACAGGAATAAATGTTACGGTTTTCCCTTGACCAGCTGAAAAAACTTGCTGGGTTGATAATAAACCGTAAATTCCCCATATAAAACATATGCTATAGATCAGCAATCGGGTCCTTTTCACTAAAATCCCCCCTTCTTCTTCTATTTTACGTTAATTTGTGGGAAAAGTTTCAATTAAATGTTGATTAAATAGTCTTTGTAGTTATTTAACAAAGGCTATTTCCGTAACCTTTGTTGCTTTTGGAAGTGGTTGATTTCCGCTCCAGGATGCTCGCTTTCCGCGGGGCGAGCGGTGAGCCTCTTCGGCAAAATACTGCCTGCGGGATCTCACCTGACCGCTAGTCCCGCAGGAGTCTGGCACCTTACGCTCCAATCAACTAGTCGAAGAAGCGTACTCCACAAAAATGGTCAAAATCAAACATTTTTTTAGAAATAAGCCTTAACAAAAATGGTCATGAATAAAAAAAATCTTTAAAAAAAGTCCCAGAAAATAAGAAAACGCCCTGTATAAATACAGAGCGTTTGTCAATTTCAATTATGATAATTGTTGCTGCACTATACGGTTAACGAGACCGCCATCGGCTTTCCCTTTAACTTTAGGCATAAGTGCACCCATAACTTTACCCATGTCAGCTTTAGAAGCAGCCCCAGTTTCTGAAATTGTTTGAGCAACAATTTCATGTAGTTCTTCTTCAGTCAACTGTTTAGGAAGATATGGCGTAAGAACAGCAATTTCATCTTGAAGACCAGCGACTAAATCTTCGCGGCCAGCTTTTTCGAATTCTTGGAGGGAGTCTTTTCTTTGTTTCATCTCGCGTGCAAGCACAGTGAGCTCTTCTTCCTCATTTAATTCGCGTCCATGTTTGATGGCCTCATTTTGAAGAGATGCCTTCAACATACGAATTACAGAAAGCTTTTGCTTATCTTTGTTCTTCATCGCTTGCTTCATGTCTTGATTTAATGTATCAAGAAGACTCATATCTTACACCTCTCTTAGAACTTACGCTTTCTTGCTGCCTCAGCCTTCTTCTTTCGCTTTACGCTTGGCTTTTCATAATGCTTGCGCTTTTTAACTTCAGCCAATGTTCCATCTTTGGAAACGGATCTTTTAAAACGACGAAGAGCATCATCAATGGATTCGTTCTTGCGAACACGTGTTTCTGCCATTTGTATTTCCCTCCCTCCAGACCACCCTTACAAAAAACGTAAGAATGCGTCACATATCTTTTGCCATTATAATATATCCTTGTTATGCGGTCAACTTAATTTGTACAGGCTGGTTTAGGAGAGTAAAATTAATTATTTTTAGTCTCGGCTTAGTAATCAGAAGTAGACGTTCCGCCTTCAACAATAGCAATCCCTGCACTAGCTCCAATACGCGTTGCACCAGCTTCGATCATTGCTAAGGCTGTCTCGCGGTCTCTGACTGCTCCAGAAGCTTTTACACCAATGTTTGGTCCGACAGTTTCACGCATAAGTTTAATATCTTCTGCTGTAGCTCCGCCAGTTGAGAAGCCAGTTGATGTTTTAACAAAGTCAATTCCAGCTTTTACAGCGATCTCACACGCTTTCACTTTTTCTTCGTCAGTTAAAAGAGCAGTTTCAATAATTGCCTTTGTTAATGCCTTGCCTTTTGCAGCTTCAACAACAGCACGAACGTCTTGTTCAACAAGCTCGTAGTTGCCATCTTTTAAAGCGCCGATGTTAATTACCATATCAACTTCAGTCGCACCATTTTCAATAGCATTTTTAGTTTCGAATGCTTTTACTTCAGGAGTGTTTGCACCAAGAGGAAAACCGATAACAGTACATACTGCTACATCAGAATCTTTTAGTTGTTCGAAAGCTGTATATACCCAAGTTGGGTTAACACATACAGAAAAGAAATTATATTTTTTAGCTTCTTCACAAAGAGTCAAAATTTCTTTCTTTGTAGTTTCTGCTTTTAAAGCTGTGTGATCAATCATTCTTGCAACGTTTAAATTGCTCATAAAAACAATCCTTTCTGAACTTAAAAATTAAATACCGTAGTATCATACCAAATTATTTGACATAAATCGAGCAGCATTTATATGGCCCGATAAAAAACATCCTGAAATGAATTTCAGGATGTTAGCTTGATACAGCTTGCTTTAACACTTCTTCCATTTCTTGTTTAACAAATATACCTTTATTATAAGGATACCCAGCTTCTGTGATTTTCACTTTCACTAATTTCCCAATCATGTCTTCATTACCTTCGAAGACAACCTTTAAGTAGTTTGGCGTATATCCTACAAATAAATTCTTGCCTTGTTCATCCTTAAACTCTTCTTCCGGAATTACTTCAACTACTTTATCTTCATAATTTGATGCGTATTCTTTTGCTAATTGATCAGATAGAGAGATTAATTTATGAACACGTTCGTTCTTTATGTCTTCAGGAACCTGATCTTCCATTTTTGCCGCAGGTGTACCAGTCCGTTTTGAATAAGGGAACACATGAAGTTCCATAAATTTATGGTTTTCAATAAAACGATAAGTTTCCATAAATTCTTCTTCTGTTTCTCCGGGAAAACCTACAATGACATCAGATGTAATTGCAAGTCCTGGCAAAGCTTCTTTTAACCTGTCAAGACGTTCACCGAACATTTCCATAGAATACTTTCTTCTCATGCGCTGAAGAACCGTATTTGAACCTGATTGTAAAGGGATATGCAGGTGAGGAACGATTTTTTCAGAATTACCCATAACTTCAATTACTTCGTCTGTGATCTGGCTCGCCTCAATAGATGAAATACGTATACGTTTAAGTCCTGTAACATTTTTATCTAAATCACGGAGCAATTTGGCAAAAGAATAATCTTTCATATCT
This genomic interval carries:
- the deoC gene encoding deoxyribose-phosphate aldolase yields the protein MSNLNVARMIDHTALKAETTKKEILTLCEEAKKYNFFSVCVNPTWVYTAFEQLKDSDVAVCTVIGFPLGANTPEVKAFETKNAIENGATEVDMVINIGALKDGNYELVEQDVRAVVEAAKGKALTKAIIETALLTDEEKVKACEIAVKAGIDFVKTSTGFSTGGATAEDIKLMRETVGPNIGVKASGAVRDRETALAMIEAGATRIGASAGIAIVEGGTSTSDY
- the floA gene encoding flotillin-like protein FloA (flotillin-like protein involved in membrane lipid rafts) yields the protein MLELSSIASIVIIGLIVIALAVLFTFVPVMLWISALAAGVRVGIFTLVGMRLRRVIPNRVVNPLIKAVKAGLELSTNQLESHYLAGGNVDRVVNALIAAHRANIELSFERAAAIDLAGRDVLEAVQMSVNPKVIETPFIAGVALDGIEVKAKARITVRANIDRLVGGAGEETIIARVGEGIVSTIGSSETHKKVLENPDMISQTVLSKGLDAGTAFEILSIDIADIDIGKNIGAELQTDQAMADKNIAQAKAEERRAMAVANEQEMKARVQEMRAKVVEAEAEVPMALAEALRSGNMGFMDYMNMKNIMADTTMRESISKSSNPDKENDDKGRKM
- the yqfC gene encoding sporulation protein YqfC; protein product: MGKLRQQVSKWMMQNLELPADAVMDLPRITMIGQLHIYIENHRGVKAFSNEQLKLKLKQGTLVISGREFVIKTILPEEILLEGTISSVDFEND
- a CDS encoding NfeD family protein, producing the protein MLVKRTRLLIYSICFIWGIYGLLSTQQVFSAGQGKTVTFIPVEHEVERGLEAFLERNIKKAEEDGTDHIVLEIYTPGGRVDAAIHIAKLMRETDIPITAYVVKNAFSAGAYIALNADDIVMKPSTTIGSAAVIDSQGNTAGQKAESAWKAEMLAAAELNDRDPLYAEAMVDPDVKIPELELKKGDLLTLTASEALKVGYAEKIAEDRQELLAYLDLEDAKILESEPTFADKIARFVTNPVIVPILLSLGSLGLVLELYTPGFGIAGSIGALSLFLFFYGHMIAGLAGWEAIILFVIGFILIIMEIFLPGGIMGIIGVVAMLTGLILAGGSLSGILIAIAIAIIVTIIGSYFFIRSFGYNGPLKRLVLFDSTSSEKGYLSHSERIDLTGKMGITATPLRPAGSVKIDDEYIDVVSEGSFIGKDEKVKIVKVSGGRVVVRLAENKE
- the rpsU gene encoding 30S ribosomal protein S21, which codes for MAETRVRKNESIDDALRRFKRSVSKDGTLAEVKKRKHYEKPSVKRKKKAEAARKRKF
- the mtaB gene encoding tRNA (N(6)-L-threonylcarbamoyladenosine(37)-C(2))-methylthiotransferase MtaB, yielding MPSVAFHTLGCKVNHYETEAIWQLFQSEGYERTDFDNSADVYVINTCTVTNTGDKKSRQVIRRAIRKNPDAVICVTGCYAQTSPAEIMAIPGVDVVVGTQDRSKMLMYIQQYQEERMPINGVSNIMKARVYEELDVPAFTDRTRASLKIQEGCNNFCTFCIIPWARGLLRSRKPEDVLSQAQQLVDSGYKEIVLTGIHTAGYGEDMKDYSFAKLLRDLDKNVTGLKRIRISSIEASQITDEVIEVMGNSEKIVPHLHIPLQSGSNTVLQRMRRKYSMEMFGERLDRLKEALPGLAITSDVIVGFPGETEEEFMETYRFIENHKFMELHVFPYSKRTGTPAAKMEDQVPEDIKNERVHKLISLSDQLAKEYASNYEDKVVEVIPEEEFKDEQGKNLFVGYTPNYLKVVFEGNEDMIGKLVKVKITEAGYPYNKGIFVKQEMEEVLKQAVSS
- the yqfD gene encoding sporulation protein YqfD yields the protein MKSKWNNNFKGYVRIEIIGQESSSFINTCIQSGIQIWDIKPLDGDRVHVSISVPDVQRAKAILKQNKLKIRIKEKKGTPFLLKKMWKRNGFILGMVSFIFILFLLSNMIWNINVIGANPKTEYELRKAALEIGVKKGKFIFLLPNVREVQRQLTEKMGNVTWIGVTQHGTSYRFEVVEKEIPKEKPITGPRHLVATKQAVIHSLFVEKGQPVVTVNDYVQKGSLLVSGYIGKEKKPELVSAKGEILGEVWYETKVEIPLNTSFQTYTGKYENRHYVSLFGLDIPIYGFSDGEFQDKTETLNESPLYLAKWKMPVSYIKKEIRETDGVKRSYTKAEAIEVGKKMAKKELLKKLPEDAKIKGEKVWQQKVSNGKVKLTMLYQVIENIASEQPIPIQQGE
- a CDS encoding GatB/YqeY domain-containing protein, with the protein product MSLLDTLNQDMKQAMKNKDKQKLSVIRMLKASLQNEAIKHGRELNEEEELTVLAREMKQRKDSLQEFEKAGREDLVAGLQDEIAVLTPYLPKQLTEEELHEIVAQTISETGAASKADMGKVMGALMPKVKGKADGGLVNRIVQQQLS